Genomic segment of Apium graveolens cultivar Ventura chromosome 7, ASM990537v1, whole genome shotgun sequence:
aaaaaatagtGTCCTAATAATTTAGGACATTATTTGTATACATGAACTCCAAGAATAATCCTTATTTCTATGCCCTATTatcataataataatataattgaAATTAAATAATGGAGGGAAGAGAAAAGAAGTGTGAAAAAAGATGTCACaatgatttttttattattaaaggTGAAATAAGGCTTGACTAGTATAGCCTCAAATTAGGGCATTTGAGAGGTGTCCTAGTAATTAAGGCACATAGGATAGGACATTCTTGTAGCTCTTTTTTTTTATCAATTGTCTAAAATTTTGATTTAGGACATCATATAAGGCGTATCTGGACTTGCACATAATTAACGTATACTTCTTAGGAAAATGCTTGGTGCACAGAATTGTGTACAAAATTTTGTACATAATGACATGTGGAGGGTTTTAATTGGAATGGCCCCTTGGATACACATCAACAAGTCTAATTAAAACATCCCACATCAATTGTCATGTCATTCTGTACAATTTTTTGTACAAAATTTTGTACACCTAGCAGCAAGCACCGCTCTACTTCTTAACACCAAATACTTTCCTAATTAAACAAAAGGAACAACTCCTTTTAGTACTCTGCTACCATAGACTAGAATATTCCTGCTAGTCTACTTACCTAATATATTCAATGTGATTATAGTTCATAGTAATTTACGATCCACTTTATTCTTATATTATTATATAGAAATTAATACAAATTAATCTTTTAATTCCTTGCTCCACATCAATGAAAGGTCAAGTGCTTTTCCATCAGATTGATTGCTTTCTATTCTATTATGAAGTATGTGTTATTACTGTTTGCACATACCCTCACGTCTTTCATATGTCAACTTCAATATCAACAAAACTAATTGTAGATCTGCAGTTGTACAGAAAATGCTATTGGCCCAGTGGATGACACTAGCAGTATAATTATCAAGATTATACTACAAATATACATAAATAATTGAAGTTCGCCTAGATTTAGTGCAGATGCTTCATCTCTAAAATAAGAAACCAAGTCAACGTATATGACAACAAAATGTTAAAAAGTGCCTTACAGTTTTCACAATTTCCACATGGGGTTCAGCCCACTTCTCAAGCTGTCCCTTCTTTACATTTGCCTGGACACAGAAGTAAAATACATATTCAGTAAATACAGAAGTCAGAATAGATCAAAAGATAAAGTAAGCACTCTGAAGCGaaaatatgattttataatttacaGAAGATATTCTGTTGGAAACTAAAACAAGTAGGAAACCAGTAGTACCTTTCTAATTAGCAAAATTAATTGTAGTACCTTTTCGATCACTAATTGCATGGCAGGCTTTCCATGCATCTTCCATTGTGTCTCCACGTATGACTGCATGTTAGGAGTAAGGTCAGAACTGAAAGGAGCAAAATATTATGACGTATTTGTAAAATTTTACCTGACAACCATAGACATGAACTGCAAGCCAAGGGGGTAGCCATGCACCATGAACCTGGTTATGAATTATATAGATGAAGTGGATTTTAATACTACAATGATTGTGTTTCCCAAAAAGTAAATTAATAATTGTTACACATTAAAAAGCATTATGTGACTCCATTGAAAATCAATTAACAGCATGCTCACAATGGATGAAAAAACTATATTCAGATTTGGATTATTGCGGCAATTCCCCCCCCCCCCTGCATATTTTACACAATATATGTATCTTGTTACGTCTTCTAGACTTgtctatgtatatatatgtttacATGTATGTTTGATATAAATATTTGGTTGTCTGTATCTATGTCATTTTAGTTTTAAGTACATATGCAATATGTCTACACACTACGTTACAAAAATAACTAAAGTATATGACATAAAGAGATGACAACTGAGGAACCCAGGGCTCTAATGAATTAATCTATTAACATTACTATATCTGAGGTAGTGCAAGGTAGCATTAGGGTCACATAGGAAATTATAAGTGCAAATCTTCACCTCAGAGTTTTATAATATATTTACCAGAACCAAAGAAATTTGAACCATAAATATCATATTAAAAAGGTCATTCACAACCAGGCCCAACTATCTCTAGTACATTACGCGACAAACGAAAAAAGGTAGCAATGCAGGTGGTGTACCTCTGTTAACTCCTTAATTTTTGAAGTGGCCTCAAATTTTGCTTTCATCAGTTCCTCCTGCACAATAATAATCCCAAGTTAAGAATTAGTTGGAAACTTGTAACACCGAACCAGATGACTAGTAAATCATATTTGATAATTATATACAATTTTCAATGCCTGTGTACCAACATACTTCAGCAACTTGAAGGGCACGTTCAGTTTTTTTAATTTTGACCTTTTCTTCATCAATATTTTTTTTGAGCTGCAAAATGAACGAAAATAAGATTTGGGCAGAAAGCATTACATGGAtcctaaaataaataaaatttccATCAAAGTGGAACAATATTCAACTGTTGCATAAACAGCTTCTATATAGAACATGTGAATGGTCAAAGTTACAACATTAACAATAATAACTTCATCACACAATCAAGTGAGAAGGAACATACACTTTTGAGCTTCGAACTCATTTCAAGGACTTTCTTCTCGGATTGAGATACCTGAGCTTCTAACACTCCCTTTTCGCTGGCCCTCAGCTCCGTCTCCTTTTTAAGGTTCTCCGCCTTTAAAGGAAAAATTATATGTTATCTATCACATTTACTTGCATCTACTCTTAAAAGCTTTGCATGACTTAGAACCAACCTGCTTCTCTAGCTCAGCAGCTCGTGCATGAGCCTTTGCTATCTGCTCCTCAACAACAGAGGTTCCTTTTTTCTGAGAAATAGTAGAAATTCGATTGGCAAAGAGCAACAAACTGCCTCTTGAATAACCACAAGGTTAAACAGACACAAACCATTCAGATTTAAAACTTTCTTACTTGAACAGAAGCTATCTCGCTGCGCAGCGAAGCTATAGTATCTAACTTCTCTTTAATGATCTTCTCCTTTTCCAATATTTTATCATCCTTACTCTTCACTTCTTGAGTCTTCAAATCAATATGTGACTCTTAATACATAAACCATGTCAGATACTCAGATGAAGTATTGAAGTCACCGGTGGCACAATAAAGAATGAACTAACAAGTATTGTATAGACATAATAACTATTCTCCGAAATCTAAACAGATCCCTTTCACTGCTTTAAAGCTTCTGTCAATAGTCGATTTCCATGATATCTTAGATGTATCTCATACTCCTAATCTATGTCACTGGTCCAATCATTCCAATTAGTTAAGAACAAATGATTTCTTACCTAGGATTTAGAATTTTGATTTTACCCACTTATTCGGACATAATGACTATCACAATCACTTCATTTTACAATTAATGAAAACCAATGATGACCAGTTATGAAGTAAAGTAAAGTAACAACTATATGTGCTGCCAATGCCATAGAATCTAGCTATTTACCTAAGAGCTTGAACATCAAACTACAATATCAACATGCCTACCATGTAAATTATAAGCCTTTAACATAGTTTACCCTTACAACATACAAACAACATTCCAGAATCGAAACAAATTAAGTGTTCGCTCGTTATCAATTCCAGCTCTTCCTAAAATTCCTATGTCACTCTCATAATCCCCTCCCCCTTGGCTAGAGATAATTATTACATTACTATTTCGAACAAAGTCAACAAACAACAATGAGAACTGGAGAACCAAATATTCCCAAATATTCCGCACTTTTTCCTAGTCTGCTAGCTAGCATTGCTATGTACTGTTACACGCTTTGTGTTTAAGTATTTTTCTCCGGTTCTCATTTAAACCCGAACCTCTGTAAAACACTATCTCATAAGCAACATGAACCTAAATCTCACTAGTCACCACAAATATTACATTATAACACTTGAATTATTACATCAACTTATTAAGCTTGAATCAATACACATACATTACAAAATTTTCATTTATAAACTAAATTATGTAAATGATATTAATTCAAAACATACTAATAAAAAAAAGTACAAAATTGTATATTCAAATATTGAATTAAACGAAGATGAACCGAGTGTGATCAAACCTATATTCGATTCTAACTCATCCCGAGATTTATTAAAAAACACGTAACTTAGCTTATAAGTTACATTAGGAAATGAAGGATGAACTAACCAAGTGAATGAATCTTAGACTTGAGTTGCTCAACTTCAATCATAAGATTCGATGAAAAATCACCACCGTCGGATCTAACAACTTGATCAACGGTTGAGGAAGCATCATCATCACCACTTGCATTACTTACATCTAAAGCAAACAATAGACACAACAACATAAACATCTTCAACACCGCCATAGTTGAGGTCTTTCAACTCTATGTCGATGTTATTTATGTGTGTGTTTATATGTATatgtgatgtgtgtgtgtgtctgaATTAAAACAAGTAAGAGATTGAAGTAGTTAGTTGAATTAGAATAGTAGTTTATGTCGATGTTTTCAATGTGTGTAGTGTGTGTACGAATGTAACAACTGCATCTGCAGATTGAAGTAGTTGAAGTTTGGTTTTTTAAGAGGTGGTGGTtgaatttaaatttatttatctatttatcaTTGATTTTCTTTCGAAATAAATAATGCTGCTTACAAAGTCAGGTTTTTCCAGAGTATTTTTTAATCTGCCTTTCAGCTTTGAACTGTGTGCCCGTTTTTTACAACATCCCATGTTGTATGTGAGTAACGTCGAGCAAAATTGAATCGAAACCgaaaaattaaatcaaattttgctAATTTGGTTCGGTTTAGTTCGGTcattatttttcagaaattcggaCCTTTTTTTCCAGAAATTTGGTCCATTTGATTCCGATCaaatagaccgaaataaaattcggttcggaCCAGTTCTTGTAATAAATATTTCAGTCCGGACCGAATGGACaaaatcataaatactataattttatgttatatatattttacatgtatcttaaaaattataataataaattttaatttgtaattgtatttatacactcttaaaactctacatatcaccttactttcattatattttagattttaaaaattttaatacAATTTAATTGTTTTTTTAAATGCGGTCCGCACCATAATATACTTTCGGTCCGATTCGGTCCAAGAAAAAAATGATAATTCAatttttcggtctattcggttcggttCGATCCGGTTTGAAACCGAATGCTTAACCCTATCTGTGACTGCCATCATATCAAAAAAAGTCAGTTATTGGGAATTTAGTTTTTCTAAAAGgtttgaaaaaattaaaaatttaatactATAACACTTCTTGTATTTTTAGTagtattattttattaaatgataaATGACAGTTTCAAAAAATATATAAAGTAAACGCGATAACAATTTATATCTATCCGATAAATACGCGAACCCTACATATATAAATGGGTTCGGGTTTGGTATTTATAAAACCCCTTTTAAAGGACATGTTTGCCTTAATCGGAAGTTGAATACTTTAACTTTGTTGATACATTGAAATTTACCGGTTTAAAAATTACTTCCTCCGTCCCGTTAAATGTTGTCTAATTTGATTTTTGGTACTGTTCACGGTAaacgattgactactaatttacgtctaatctataatatcaaacatagtcatgcgtgatctcgttggattcgtatttatcagtactttaatacagtgaaatttttatatttaatactaatacgaatttaaagatattaacaatcaaaagtgtgcattgacaaacgtgtcTGACACGTTTTTAGGGACGGAAGGAGTATTTTATATCTCTTTTTTTAATAAATGTACCTACGTACAATATATGATAAATTCTTTCCTAATTCAACTAGTATTAAAATGTGGGAAATTGTGTTGTTTGTGGATGCATAGCAATGGCGGAGAGAGATGCTAAGTAAAAAATAAAATGGCGGAGATAGGCGGGCGGAATAAAAATAAGAGGGGGTTTATTTTATATGTGGTCAAAAGGGGCCTGCTAGTCGCCCACGTTTTCACAGCTTCACTTTATCAAATCATTTTCTAGTCTACATGTGATGATGATGCCATTGCTTCAAATAGTCCAGGACAAATAAAAGCAATTGGTGCCGGTATATGGAAAGAGGTCGACATGAAAGTTATATAGGCCCAGTTTAGTTGACATTGCCATCCAAGACTTTAACGTTTCGcctaaaaaataaaaaatatattttttaaattatttacgattttaccgatttttgaaaaaaattacaaaatttctaatttattataaaaatatttgcaaaTATATGATATTGCATAATAGGAAAACATGACAAGAAAAACATGAATAAAGTTATAAAAAGTTTAAGTAAGAAGGGTCATGTCCCCGAGGAGTGATTCATATAACGTTTTTCAAGTTATAAGGAAAAATGCACTTAAACGAAATTTATATACGAAAAAGTGTACCTGGTGCAGAGCTTCCTTATGGGAGGCAAATTGGAGCTTCCGTAGCAGAGCCAAGTTGACCCCAATTTGCCTCCGTAGTGGCCCTGGCCGACCAGccaacaaattgaggccttttggccgaCCAGAGGCTCTTGTAGGAGAGCCCTGAGATCTTCAAAAGTTGCTCCCGAGGCCCTCTTGAGAGGTCCTTTGGAAATTTCTCGAAAATGATAACTCTTGGCAGAATTAAGTTTCGTGAAGACTAAAATGTCCATGAGAACGAGTTTGTTGGAGTACAAAATATCCTACAAAGTAGGTTTGGACAAGTTCAATGAAGTATAAGACTTTCTATAATAACAAGTTCAGTAGAACACATAACGTTTAGCAAGGACGAGTACAAATTATTTGCTAGGATGGGTACAGAACGTTCACTGAAACAGCCATAGCAGAGCCATGAGAAACTCAAGGGTAACCATGAAATTAATTAGATGGACAACCAAGAGCATGAAGGACATGGCAAAGTATGTAGAAGACTTGACTCTGAGTAAGAggtttaaaaaaaaattggagcAAGCACCCCTGGACAGCACGGAGCAGGAGGACCTGCTCCAGGCCGGCCAGGGGTGGCCGACCTCCTTAGGCCGAGCAGCCTACATGCAAGGGCATGTGGCAGAAGGCTCTGCTCAGCCACGGTGACCCCCtgcgaaaattttcaaaatatttgaaaaaaaatgggaaaaatcagaattttttttgaattttcaggatttttagaTTAAGCTCagattaaggccaattagtgaATTTTAGCCCCGATTAGGGTCGATTAGTGTATATTAAGCGTAATTAACCCGAATTAGGGGGAATTAGTGATTCGTATGATGAAATTAGCCCAGATTAAGGCTAATTAACATCTTATGCATGCTAATTAGTCATGATTATCCCCGATTAGGGCAGATTAGTCTCGATTAAGGCCAACTAGTGCATTCTAGCTTGAAATTAGGCTCTTTTAAGCCTAGTTAGCAGCTTATGCATggaaattagccccgattagcCTTGATTAGGGCCAGTTAGCAGCTTTcaccctataattaaccttggcgaaggttaaggggtgataaaTGCTCGCTTTTTAGTCTCGATTAGGACCATTTAGTGTCAAAGACTATCCAAATAGCCTGTGTAAAGGCCTTAAGCGTGTATACTCACACTAATAAGTCGTTGTAATTGTGTAgatcgctccacactttacgataaaACGACGATAcacatgaagggccgatacccatgaagggGCGATACCCGAGAAGGGCCAAAAGAACCCCGAGTCGCGAaaagaccattataacttccacgaaaactcgagcagtattcacggaagttggggggcaaatgatatggatagaaaatagATCCTAAAAATAcattaaatgtcgcattaattatATTTGGGCTTCTTATCTAAAGTCCAGTACACACATGTCTGGTCCAAACTCGTAGCAGACTCAAGACGGCCCATGTAGACAAAGCTGACCAGCTAAGGTCGTCAAGGTCTACGAACACAAACTGTTCACgaactaggcccaatacggctgcAAGAGTAGAGACATGTGTCCcaaacggactcaaagtcctacacagaagTAACCGGAGTTCCTTCCCTTATAGGAttcctaatcaccatctaagttaGAGACTTGTCTgccaagtctcccaacacaagtctaaccctagatTCACCTCTATACAAAgagctctacccctcaacctagaactacgtttttgacttgattaTCTACTATATAGAGATACGTAGACATCTTGTAAGGACTGATAGTCTTGAACGCAAAAACAACCATTAAAACTCAAAtccctagcattaaatactaacgTACTCCAATTTTTATTCCAAAACAGCTACCACGAACCGATTTTCTAGTTTAAAATCTTTATTTAAACAAAGCGGATTTCGTATCAAAtcttattaaaaataatttttttattaaataaaaaatatgtgTAAACTAAAAAACAACTATTTAATTTTTGCAGCTGTATTTTTTTTCCTAATCGTTTATAAACAATTCCATATGATATTATATTGATTTTATGTTTGTGAGATccatatattttttataatattattttgatCCGACATGATTAAATTGTATTAAAATAATTGTTTACTTAATAATAatacaattttcttttattttttccGCTGACGAGTATTAACATCCTCAATTATAAAAATCGGTCAATTCTCTAAAAAATTGCCGATAAATTGTTAATTAATCAGTCAAAAATATTTGACCAATTCACTAAATCTCCTATAAATCAATGATAATTTATCCGAAATTTCAAAAATCGCATCAATCACAAATCGGTACTTCAAGTCcttgattaattaattaaaattttcgAAATCTGTAACATTCCCTCCAAGAATTTAGggtattttaatt
This window contains:
- the LOC141671927 gene encoding uncharacterized protein LOC141671927 isoform X3, giving the protein MAVLKMFMLLCLLFALDVSNASGDDDASSTVDQVVRSDGGDFSSNLMIEVEQLKSKIHSLESHIDLKTQEVKSKDDKILEKEKIIKEKLDTIASLRSEIASVQKKGTSVVEEQIAKAHARAAELEKQAENLKKETELRASEKGVLEAQVSQSEKKVLEMSSKLKSLKKNIDEEKVKIKKTERALQVAEEELMKAKFEATSKIKELTEVHGAWLPPWLAVHVYGCQSYVETQWKMHGKPAMQLVIEKANVKKGQLEKWAEPHVEIVKTKWIPSMKDQWFVVKSNAEPHVKSFTTKCIQVYETSKTAATPHVIKAHEVVDAYYQEAKKVSKPHIDQVASIAKPHVDKVHGALEPYLKEVVYAYGKFLEYATAYHQEASALLALPVIILLRICSTMFSKKQQKPNRTGNTNHSRRKAKRGHAEK
- the LOC141671927 gene encoding uncharacterized protein LOC141671927 isoform X2, with translation MAVLKMFMLLCLLFALDVSNASGDDDASSTVDQVVRSDGGDFSSNLMIEVEQLKSKIHSLESHIDLKTQEVKSKDDKILEKEKIIKEKLDTIASLRSEIASVQKKGTSVVEEQIAKAHARAAELEKQAENLKKETELRASEKGVLEAQVSQSEKKVLEMSSKLKSLKKNIDEEKVKIKKTERALQVAEEELMKAKFEATSKIKELTEVHGAWLPPWLAVHVYGCQSYVETQWKMHGKPAMQLVIEKANVKKGQLEKWAEPHVEIVKTKWIPSMKDQWFVVKSNAEPHVKSFTTKCIQEAKKVSKPHIDQVASIAKPHVDKVHGALEPYLKEVVYAYGKFLEYATAYHQEAQGTLEEYFKKHELTRAIANKELVWFMASALLALPVIILLRICSTMFSKKQQKPNRTGNTNHSRRKAKRGHAEK
- the LOC141671927 gene encoding uncharacterized protein LOC141671927 isoform X1, producing the protein MAVLKMFMLLCLLFALDVSNASGDDDASSTVDQVVRSDGGDFSSNLMIEVEQLKSKIHSLESHIDLKTQEVKSKDDKILEKEKIIKEKLDTIASLRSEIASVQKKGTSVVEEQIAKAHARAAELEKQAENLKKETELRASEKGVLEAQVSQSEKKVLEMSSKLKSLKKNIDEEKVKIKKTERALQVAEEELMKAKFEATSKIKELTEVHGAWLPPWLAVHVYGCQSYVETQWKMHGKPAMQLVIEKANVKKGQLEKWAEPHVEIVKTKWIPSMKDQWFVVKSNAEPHVKSFTTKCIQVYETSKTAATPHVIKAHEVVDAYYQEAKKVSKPHIDQVASIAKPHVDKVHGALEPYLKEVVYAYGKFLEYATAYHQEAQGTLEEYFKKHELTRAIANKELVWFMASALLALPVIILLRICSTMFSKKQQKPNRTGNTNHSRRKAKRGHAEK